One genomic window of Ruminococcus gauvreauii includes the following:
- a CDS encoding LacI family DNA-binding transcriptional regulator, whose translation MLNKKPTIQMVADMAGVSRGTVDRVLNNRAHVSPEVYERVMDAIQSTGYLSPRNAYQKTLLNQNFTPLKIGVLLPNWSGHFKWEVSDGIEAAQSELSDFNVKIVVEECQTDIPEENLEKLENLIRQNVQGIALCTVNDPSIKDRIAQLDEHGIPVITFNSDLPDSRRLCFVGQDYKKSGRIAAELMGKCIPQTGKILAAVGNLEFDGHRTRLQGFCDRMEEIGFSEEQIEVIETYNDYQITYKKILQAFEDNGAIAAVYMANRSVSACVKAVETAGCTGKTRVICHDISERTRSLLQNGEIDFSISQDLFQQGYLPLIYLRDYLHKDKIITHQDTVNQISIICSQNL comes from the coding sequence ATGCTGAATAAAAAACCTACCATCCAGATGGTGGCTGATATGGCGGGGGTCTCACGCGGTACGGTAGACCGTGTGCTGAACAACCGCGCCCATGTCAGTCCGGAAGTCTATGAAAGGGTCATGGACGCCATCCAGAGTACCGGATATCTCTCTCCCCGAAACGCCTATCAGAAGACGCTGCTGAATCAGAATTTTACGCCTCTTAAGATCGGCGTACTTCTGCCCAACTGGTCCGGGCATTTTAAATGGGAAGTCTCCGACGGCATTGAAGCGGCGCAGTCGGAGCTGTCTGATTTTAATGTAAAAATCGTAGTCGAGGAATGTCAGACTGACATTCCGGAAGAAAACCTGGAAAAACTTGAGAACCTGATCCGTCAGAATGTACAGGGCATCGCTTTGTGTACCGTCAATGATCCCTCTATCAAGGACAGGATCGCTCAGCTTGACGAACATGGCATCCCGGTGATCACATTTAATTCAGATCTTCCCGACAGCCGGCGTCTCTGCTTCGTGGGACAGGACTACAAAAAAAGCGGCCGCATCGCCGCTGAACTGATGGGGAAATGTATTCCTCAGACGGGTAAGATACTTGCCGCCGTAGGAAATCTGGAGTTCGACGGACACCGCACCCGGCTTCAGGGGTTCTGTGACCGCATGGAAGAGATTGGCTTTTCAGAGGAGCAGATTGAAGTCATCGAAACTTACAACGACTATCAGATCACTTATAAAAAGATTCTGCAGGCCTTCGAGGATAACGGCGCTATCGCTGCCGTCTATATGGCGAACCGCAGCGTCTCCGCCTGTGTCAAAGCCGTGGAAACGGCGGGCTGCACAGGGAAGACAAGAGTGATCTGCCATGATATCTCCGAGCGCACACGTTCTCTGCTGCAAAACGGTGAGATTGACTTTTCCATCTCTCAGGATCTGTTCCAGCAGGGCTATCTGCCGCTTATCTACCTGCGTGATTACCTTCACAAGGATAAGATCATTACACATCAGGACACGGTAAATCAGATTTCTATTATCTGTTCACAGAATCTGTAG
- the iolG gene encoding inositol 2-dehydrogenase yields the protein MKAGIIGAGRIGKVHAKNIAMFVPEVEIKTVADPFMNDETEKYLKTTCRVQNVTKDAEDILNDREIEAVLICSSTDTHSKYIIEAAKAGKHIFCEKPVDYDLAKVHEAIDTAKEAGVKLQIGFCRRFDHNHRGVYDMVRAGKAGDVQMIRISSRDPEPPSIDYVKVSGGIFYDMMIHDFDMARFLAGAEVTEVMAAGSVMIDPAIGEAGDVDTAVVMLKFENGIIATIDNSRKAVYGYDQRVEVFGSKGCVRNENDVPNTVILSDECRTSYENTYKIMWDRYTGAFVSEIQAFVDAIVNDKETPVTGIDGLYPVLMAAAATKSLKEGRPVKISEVE from the coding sequence ATGAAAGCAGGAATTATCGGAGCGGGAAGAATCGGTAAGGTACATGCAAAGAATATTGCAATGTTTGTACCGGAGGTTGAGATCAAGACGGTTGCTGATCCATTTATGAATGATGAGACAGAGAAATACCTGAAGACAACCTGCAGAGTTCAAAATGTGACAAAAGATGCGGAAGACATCTTAAACGACAGGGAAATCGAGGCTGTGCTGATCTGTTCATCAACAGACACACATTCCAAATACATAATAGAAGCGGCGAAAGCCGGAAAACATATCTTCTGTGAAAAGCCGGTTGATTATGATCTGGCAAAGGTACACGAGGCAATTGACACGGCGAAAGAAGCCGGCGTGAAGCTGCAGATCGGATTCTGCCGCCGCTTTGACCATAACCACAGAGGCGTGTATGACATGGTTCGGGCAGGAAAAGCAGGAGATGTACAGATGATCAGGATCAGCTCCAGAGATCCGGAGCCGCCGTCGATCGACTATGTGAAAGTATCCGGCGGAATCTTCTACGATATGATGATCCATGATTTTGATATGGCGCGTTTCCTGGCAGGCGCAGAGGTTACAGAGGTTATGGCGGCAGGTTCCGTGATGATCGATCCGGCGATCGGGGAGGCGGGAGATGTTGACACAGCAGTCGTAATGCTGAAATTTGAAAATGGTATCATCGCGACTATTGACAACAGCCGGAAAGCCGTTTATGGTTATGATCAGAGGGTGGAAGTATTCGGATCAAAAGGCTGTGTGCGCAATGAAAATGATGTGCCGAATACCGTGATATTATCGGATGAGTGCCGAACCAGCTATGAGAATACTTACAAGATCATGTGGGACCGTTACACAGGAGCGTTTGTTTCCGAGATCCAGGCTTTTGTGGATGCGATCGTAAATGATAAAGAAACCCCTGTAACCGGCATCGACGGCTTATATCCGGTTCTGATGGCGGCGGCAGCAACCAAATCCCTGAAAGAGGGAAGACCAGTTAAAATTTCGGAGGTAGAATAA
- a CDS encoding TIM barrel protein, whose translation MGVRKCACIDTLYTELPWEERFQAAKNDGFEAVEFWDWRIRDLEATRKAAEAAGIMISGFNGDADYSLVDPTHKEKYIDYLRQSIQAAKTVGAKSVTIHSNALGDGGIVVNHYDDLSDTVKLCSMYDMLLACAKIAEEEEINLNLEALNITTDHVGNFLKYTQMGAEMCRLIGSPRLKLLYDVYHMQINEGCICDTITNYGDQFGHIHVADAPGRHEPGTGEINYKKVLRHLEACGYQGLVGYELFPLTDTKTAVKAIMEEC comes from the coding sequence ATGGGTGTAAGAAAATGTGCATGTATTGATACGTTGTATACGGAACTTCCGTGGGAAGAGAGATTTCAGGCAGCGAAAAATGACGGATTCGAAGCGGTAGAGTTCTGGGACTGGCGAATCCGTGACCTGGAAGCGACCAGAAAGGCAGCCGAGGCAGCCGGCATCATGATCAGCGGATTCAACGGAGATGCGGATTACTCTCTGGTAGACCCGACGCATAAAGAAAAATATATTGACTATCTGAGACAGTCGATTCAGGCAGCGAAGACCGTTGGCGCCAAAAGCGTAACGATCCATTCCAACGCACTGGGCGACGGTGGTATCGTAGTGAACCACTACGATGATCTGTCTGACACAGTGAAGCTCTGCTCCATGTATGACATGCTGCTGGCATGTGCGAAAATCGCAGAGGAGGAAGAGATCAACCTGAATCTGGAAGCTCTGAACATTACAACAGACCATGTTGGAAACTTTCTGAAATACACACAGATGGGCGCTGAGATGTGCCGCCTGATTGGTTCTCCGAGACTGAAACTTCTGTACGATGTATACCATATGCAGATCAATGAAGGCTGCATCTGTGATACCATCACTAATTATGGCGATCAGTTCGGTCATATCCATGTGGCGGATGCACCGGGACGTCATGAGCCGGGAACAGGCGAGATCAATTACAAAAAAGTACTGAGACACCTGGAAGCATGTGGCTATCAGGGACTGGTGGGATATGAATTATTCCCGCTGACCGATACAAAGACAGCAGTAAAAGCAATCATGGAAGAATGCTGA
- a CDS encoding DUF975 family protein, whose product MLTRKDMKKRGRHSLKKHYLMFVAVCLIAGFLGAEFTNSLNMIRSYSAENIQISGHEDSASTGALSGGRGMSDVLDEILSGREEEGRKLSDELTRQQIEQAEKGNPALGRSRGVLAQAVNAVSSGSIFVTILSALNSVIGSESIAVAILIIASLLLSFGVWFFINNVYAVISRRIFLEGRCYEKVPVQRFMFLLRVKKWLRASWTMLVTYVLYTLWCLTIAGWVIKRYSYYLVPYIVAENPDIPALRAVTLSRKMMKGHKWECFLFELSFIGWYILDLVSLGLCGILYSNPYKVAAFSEYYTQLRSQAKAAEIEGSTYLDDVYLFEKPDKSLLEEKYADVLAVIKEPPAEMEKLGGIRGFFVNYLGIILLNTREEKEYEEHQARKIQFHALTYAVEGVVYPGRLSPIPEAMKRTRVETLNYMRHYSIWSLVMLFFSFSFVGWLWEVSLHLISDGEFVNRGVLHGPWLPIYGSGAVLILVLLNKVRRYPAMEFLCAVVLCGIVEYGTSYYLEVTHDGKKWWDYSGYFLNLHGRICAEGLLVFGIGGVAFVYILAPLLDNVFKKIQYRILIPVCALLLAAFITDQAYSSKHPNTGRGITDYEACSERRQMPGGSGTII is encoded by the coding sequence ATGTTAACCAGAAAGGATATGAAAAAAAGAGGGAGACATTCTTTAAAAAAACACTATCTGATGTTTGTAGCCGTCTGTCTGATCGCCGGATTTTTAGGAGCGGAATTTACCAATTCCCTCAATATGATTCGGTCTTATTCGGCTGAAAACATACAGATTTCCGGTCATGAGGACAGCGCCTCCACAGGCGCGCTGAGCGGAGGCCGGGGTATGTCGGATGTGCTGGATGAGATTCTGAGCGGCAGGGAAGAAGAGGGGAGAAAGCTGTCAGATGAACTCACCAGACAGCAGATCGAGCAGGCGGAAAAAGGGAATCCTGCGCTCGGCAGAAGCAGGGGTGTGCTGGCGCAGGCTGTTAACGCCGTCAGTTCCGGCTCGATTTTTGTCACGATCCTTTCAGCCCTGAATTCCGTGATTGGCTCTGAGAGCATTGCGGTCGCAATTTTGATCATAGCCAGTCTGCTGCTTTCATTTGGCGTATGGTTTTTCATAAACAATGTATATGCGGTCATTTCCAGACGAATTTTTCTGGAGGGACGGTGCTATGAGAAAGTTCCCGTACAGCGTTTTATGTTTTTGCTCCGGGTCAAAAAATGGCTCAGGGCGTCCTGGACGATGCTGGTCACCTATGTACTTTACACCCTTTGGTGTCTGACGATCGCAGGCTGGGTTATAAAGCGGTATTCCTACTATCTGGTACCGTATATAGTCGCGGAGAATCCGGATATTCCCGCTCTTCGGGCAGTCACCCTATCCAGAAAAATGATGAAGGGGCACAAGTGGGAGTGCTTTCTGTTCGAACTGTCGTTTATTGGATGGTATATTCTGGACCTCGTCTCCCTCGGGCTGTGCGGGATTTTGTATTCCAATCCATATAAAGTGGCTGCGTTCAGTGAATACTATACACAGCTGCGCAGTCAGGCGAAGGCGGCCGAAATAGAAGGAAGTACATATTTAGACGATGTTTATCTGTTCGAGAAGCCGGATAAGAGCCTGCTGGAAGAAAAATATGCGGATGTGCTTGCGGTGATAAAGGAGCCGCCGGCGGAGATGGAAAAACTCGGCGGAATCCGGGGCTTTTTTGTCAATTATCTGGGCATTATACTGCTGAACACCAGAGAGGAAAAAGAATATGAAGAACATCAGGCACGTAAGATTCAATTCCATGCACTGACATATGCAGTGGAAGGAGTCGTATATCCGGGCAGGCTGTCACCCATTCCGGAGGCTATGAAGCGGACCAGGGTAGAAACACTGAACTATATGCGTCACTATTCGATCTGGTCGCTTGTGATGCTGTTTTTCAGCTTTTCCTTTGTGGGGTGGCTCTGGGAGGTCAGTCTTCACCTGATCTCTGACGGGGAGTTTGTCAACCGCGGGGTACTGCACGGACCGTGGCTGCCGATCTATGGTTCGGGAGCGGTACTGATCCTGGTACTGCTGAACAAAGTGCGGAGATACCCGGCCATGGAGTTTCTGTGTGCCGTTGTTCTGTGCGGGATCGTTGAGTACGGCACGTCATATTACCTGGAAGTAACCCATGACGGCAAGAAGTGGTGGGATTACAGCGGCTATTTTCTGAATCTGCACGGACGTATCTGCGCGGAGGGGCTGCTGGTGTTCGGAATCGGGGGCGTGGCATTCGTCTATATTCTGGCGCCGCTTTTGGATAACGTGTTCAAGAAAATACAGTACAGGATTCTGATTCCGGTGTGCGCATTACTTCTGGCGGCGTTTATCACGGATCAGGCATATTCCTCAAAACATCCGAATACGGGCAGGGGAATCACAGATTATGAAGCTTGCAGTGAGCGCCGGCAGATGCCGGGAGGCAGCGGCACAATCATATAG
- a CDS encoding metallophosphoesterase has product MLAIYLSPIYILLNLYIMRWLIWWMSACSRHFKKKWVRAAVIVIYAFFALSLLTGFLLPVGKAQRFMKLIGNYWLGVLLYVILTVIIADIIRMILLRIPRIDKRKLRSRRTFVTAGTCCIVLIAAVSLGGAANARVVRTTRYDVTVDKAAGGLDSLNIVLAADLHLGYNIGCRQMERMVRKINAEDPDLVVFAGDIFDNEYEALDDPERLISIFRGIKSRYGVYACYGNHDIEEKILAGFTFHKKGEKKVSDVRMDEFLEKAGIRLLRDEGTLIDDSFYVYGRPDRERPGRGISVRKTPEEITADMDRSKPILVIDHQPKELQELADAGVDLDLCGHTHDGQMFPGNLTIGLMWENACGYLQKDKMHNIVTSGVGLFGPNMRVGTIAEVCRITVHFNEN; this is encoded by the coding sequence ATGCTGGCAATCTATTTATCACCGATATATATTCTGCTGAATCTTTACATCATGCGGTGGCTGATCTGGTGGATGAGTGCCTGCAGCAGACATTTTAAGAAAAAATGGGTGCGTGCGGCGGTCATCGTAATCTATGCGTTTTTTGCGCTCTCTCTTCTCACAGGTTTTTTGCTGCCGGTCGGAAAGGCGCAGCGCTTCATGAAACTGATCGGCAATTACTGGCTTGGCGTACTGCTCTATGTGATTCTGACGGTTATCATTGCCGATATAATCAGGATGATCCTGCTCAGAATACCGCGCATAGACAAGAGAAAACTGCGGTCGCGGAGAACCTTTGTGACCGCCGGTACATGCTGCATCGTGCTGATTGCGGCGGTCAGCCTTGGGGGAGCCGCGAATGCCAGAGTGGTGCGGACGACAAGATATGACGTGACGGTTGACAAGGCTGCAGGCGGCCTGGATTCTCTGAATATTGTTCTGGCGGCAGACCTTCATCTGGGCTACAATATCGGATGCCGCCAGATGGAACGTATGGTCAGGAAGATTAATGCGGAGGATCCGGACCTTGTGGTTTTCGCGGGAGATATCTTTGACAATGAGTACGAAGCGCTGGATGACCCTGAGCGGCTGATCAGCATTTTCAGAGGCATTAAAAGCCGTTATGGCGTATATGCCTGCTATGGGAACCATGATATTGAAGAAAAGATTCTGGCTGGATTTACATTTCATAAAAAGGGAGAAAAGAAGGTCAGTGATGTACGGATGGATGAATTTCTGGAAAAAGCGGGAATCAGGCTGTTGAGAGACGAGGGAACTCTGATTGATGATAGCTTTTATGTGTATGGGCGGCCGGACAGGGAGCGGCCCGGAAGGGGAATTTCGGTCAGAAAAACGCCGGAAGAGATTACGGCGGATATGGACCGATCCAAACCGATCCTTGTGATAGACCATCAGCCGAAGGAACTTCAGGAACTGGCGGATGCAGGTGTGGATCTGGATCTGTGCGGCCATACGCATGACGGACAGATGTTCCCGGGGAACCTCACGATCGGGCTGATGTGGGAAAATGCCTGCGGTTACCTGCAAAAGGACAAGATGCATAATATTGTCACCTCGGGGGTAGGGTTGTTTGGTCCGAATATGAGGGTGGGCACGATCGCCGAAGTCTGCCGGATCACGGTACATTTCAATGAGAACTAA
- a CDS encoding MFS transporter, with translation MMENKRVLGACKLAAFLYSLCTNILAPLLVSISREFGIGLQKSGGMFLAFFAGNVAACIVSGRLVGRFGKVRIFYGSLICMTVLCGMIGAAPSFWFVCTALFLLGFATLIMQVTAVSIPADIAAGDTASAVSGVQAYCGSGALAGLLWSGMVLAMGISWRMSYLSFAALSLVSTVYILRIRFPAIPCSGAGGFREMKGILKNRSLQPTFLCLFLYAGAETAICSWLVTYLTESLGFASLEASAVTGTVWGGVFVGRLICAKLTRRIRPAVIVMSTIPVSAACVLAIPHLQGTAVWGAAVVLGLSMSGIWPLTASKLVDDDRYDSGSTISIAFLFSYIGNSLVPYVIGAIGERVGLAPAITADGMILCLMFVVFSVSQAAVRQRFFGGSVRLEKEG, from the coding sequence ATGATGGAAAATAAACGTGTCCTGGGTGCGTGTAAACTTGCCGCATTTTTATACAGTCTTTGTACCAATATCCTTGCCCCGCTGCTGGTATCCATCAGCAGAGAATTCGGAATCGGACTGCAGAAAAGCGGTGGTATGTTCCTGGCTTTTTTTGCCGGCAATGTTGCAGCTTGCATCGTCAGCGGCCGGCTGGTGGGACGATTTGGAAAAGTCAGAATATTCTATGGCAGTCTGATATGTATGACGGTTCTCTGCGGTATGATCGGAGCGGCCCCGTCGTTCTGGTTCGTTTGCACCGCGCTGTTCCTGTTGGGATTTGCGACCCTGATCATGCAGGTGACTGCAGTTTCCATACCGGCTGATATCGCTGCAGGAGATACGGCTTCCGCGGTGAGCGGAGTGCAGGCGTATTGCGGATCCGGTGCGCTGGCAGGCCTGCTGTGGTCCGGTATGGTGCTTGCCATGGGGATTTCATGGAGGATGAGTTATCTGTCGTTTGCGGCATTATCACTCGTGTCGACGGTCTATATACTGAGGATTAGGTTTCCTGCAATTCCGTGTTCCGGAGCAGGCGGATTTCGTGAGATGAAAGGAATACTGAAGAACAGGAGCCTTCAGCCGACGTTTCTCTGTCTGTTTCTGTACGCGGGGGCCGAAACGGCAATCTGCAGCTGGCTGGTGACGTATCTGACGGAAAGCCTTGGCTTTGCCTCGCTGGAGGCGTCAGCAGTAACGGGGACTGTCTGGGGAGGCGTGTTTGTGGGGCGGCTGATCTGTGCAAAGCTGACCAGGAGGATCCGGCCTGCGGTCATTGTGATGAGTACGATCCCGGTAAGCGCGGCATGTGTGCTTGCCATTCCGCACCTGCAGGGTACGGCGGTTTGGGGGGCTGCGGTTGTGCTGGGACTCAGTATGTCGGGGATCTGGCCGCTCACCGCATCGAAGCTGGTGGATGACGACAGATATGACAGCGGGAGCACCATTTCGATTGCATTCTTATTCAGCTATATCGGAAATTCACTGGTTCCCTACGTGATCGGGGCCATCGGAGAACGAGTGGGACTGGCTCCTGCGATCACGGCAGATGGAATGATACTTTGCCTTATGTTTGTTGTATTTTCAGTTTCCCAGGCGGCGGTTCGTCAGAGATTTTTTGGAGGAAGTGTCCGGTTAGAGAAGGAAGGTTAG
- a CDS encoding helix-turn-helix transcriptional regulator, whose product MAEMMKHIVYDEEERRMLPPDVPHLMHINDNEWMENGHLHLMHQHSDCFEVLLIHKGRGLYTLGYHQYEVCEGDIILCNSNTVHEEVPKTWQGYQTLCFAITNLCMPGLPSNHLIDERQCPVFHQPDQFHDICTLMKMMDRHARSMQPGDREICQNLMLSCMALINQMIEGRQEQTVPKERSLCIEVEDYIGRHYSEDLTLETLGKEFHISSYYLAHLFKEQTGYTLKQYIIRRRIGEAQSLLMDTKTSVTDIAERVGFEDAGHFSRLFSKYAGMSPSEYRNKRTRKT is encoded by the coding sequence ATGGCGGAAATGATGAAACATATTGTATACGATGAAGAGGAGAGGCGCATGCTGCCGCCGGATGTGCCGCATCTGATGCATATCAATGACAACGAGTGGATGGAAAACGGCCATCTTCACCTGATGCATCAGCACAGCGACTGTTTTGAGGTGCTGCTGATCCACAAGGGAAGGGGACTGTATACACTGGGCTATCACCAGTATGAAGTCTGTGAAGGAGACATCATACTGTGCAACAGTAATACGGTGCATGAGGAAGTTCCCAAGACATGGCAGGGATATCAGACGCTCTGTTTTGCCATCACCAATCTGTGTATGCCGGGACTTCCTTCCAACCACCTGATCGATGAACGTCAATGTCCGGTTTTTCATCAGCCGGACCAGTTCCATGATATCTGTACACTGATGAAAATGATGGACCGCCATGCGCGAAGCATGCAGCCGGGCGACCGGGAAATCTGCCAGAACCTCATGCTGTCCTGCATGGCTTTGATTAATCAGATGATCGAAGGACGCCAGGAACAGACGGTACCGAAAGAGCGTTCCCTGTGTATTGAGGTGGAAGATTACATTGGGCGGCATTACAGTGAGGATCTGACACTGGAGACGCTCGGGAAAGAGTTTCATATCAGTTCGTATTATCTCGCGCATTTGTTTAAGGAGCAGACTGGTTACACATTAAAACAATATATAATCAGACGGCGCATCGGTGAGGCGCAGAGCCTTCTTATGGATACGAAAACAAGCGTGACGGATATTGCAGAGCGGGTCGGATTTGAGGATGCCGGACATTTTTCACGGCTGTTTTCCAAATATGCCGGAATGTCTCCATCGGAGTATCGAAATAAAAGAACTCGAAAAACTTAA